One Ricinus communis isolate WT05 ecotype wild-type chromosome 2, ASM1957865v1, whole genome shotgun sequence DNA segment encodes these proteins:
- the LOC125369111 gene encoding U11/U12 small nuclear ribonucleoprotein 25 kDa protein, with product MESSSKGEEEVGYNSSNVKKAKLQSTLAALLDDPILADVPKKPTLSDVDTLINLEFGSAMRISVLKLDGTSFDVVMMNSATVKDLKVAVKNKVTEMEQSQMGHRHISWKHVWTNFALSYQKEKLLDDNSALQDFGIRNNSQVQFVPYVMTKSSGRHSKRRKHRFFHGLNSRA from the exons ATGGAATCGAGTTCAAAAGGTGAAGAGGAAGTTGGTTACAACAGTAGCAATGTCAAGAAAGCGAAACTACAATCAACACTCGCAGCTCTTCTCGATGATCCAATTCTCGCTGATGTGCCAAAGAAACCCACTTTGTCTGATGTTGATACTCTTATCAACCTTGAATTTGGCAGCGCAATGAGAATTTCTGTTCTCAAATTAGACGGCACCTCTTTTG ATGTGGTAATGATGAATTCGGCAACTGTTAAAGATTTGAAGGTTGCAGTTAAGAATAAAGTGACTGAAATGGAGCAATCCCAGATGGGTCATCGCCATATTTCATG GAAGCATGTATGGACTAATTTTGCTTTATCCTATCAGAAAGAAAAGCTGCTTGACGACAATTCTGCGCTTCAGGATTTTGGCATACGCAATAACTCGCAG GTGCAATTTGTGCCCTATGTCATGACAAAGAGTTCTGGAAGGCATTCCAAGCGGAGAAAGCACCGTTTCTTTCATGGACTTAACAGCCGTGCATAA